In Primulina huaijiensis isolate GDHJ02 chromosome 4, ASM1229523v2, whole genome shotgun sequence, the DNA window TTGATTCTGAAGCCTAACCATCTCGCCTCCTCACGATCAAAATCCATCATGTACTGCGATTTCCTCGTTTTTTCAGCCCACCAAATCGAACTGCCCCCGTTCCCCAACCTTAATGTAAACACTTTATGTTCCAGTTTTATCACCTCTTCCCTGTCTTCCAATCCAGAGACCAGCCTCCTTCTGCCAGGTGCATACATTATTACTAAAACATCAAAAAACCCCGGCTAGGGTAAAATGATGGAAACTAAAACTTGGACAAATCTTTCGGACTAGAAAACAGATGTTCTGACAGAACTTTCCAGCAAAGCTTGATGCATCTCTAAGGAGCAATGAACATAGTCATGACGAGCAAATGGCGAAGCAAAATCAGCTAATACATCGCGAAACCGAGAGAAATGAAAGGCCGGCGTCGGCCGACGGCCGGCGCCGGAGTCTGGGCTTGGGACGATCGACCGAACTCAGTAGTTAAGGGTAATGAGTGAAACAGATGGAGGACTCGGTTGCTGGAACGTTGGGATAAGGGGGGgagcatttttcaaaaatttctctcACTAAAATATTCCCAAAAGTAAATTCACAAATCTCATTTGGAGATAGAGTTCACTGAATGGCTTTCTCAAAATTGCTTAAGTGGTTCGTATTTGTTGAATAGAGCATTCAAAATCACGTTTCTGAAGCAATAATCTTTAAAACCATAGAAGTCACAGTAGGTTGTATCTGACAGCACCATGCTTTGGTTTGCCTTCCAATCCTCGAAAATTGTAAGGCTTCTGTTTCAGGTATGGATGTGATTTGAGCCAGTTCTTGTGCTTTGTTATCGTGATTCACCACTCGCCTTGTTGAGTCAGGatgttttaacttttaagtgtccTTCATTACATAATTTGATAAGTAGTTGACTAGAGCAGAACCTGATATGAAAAGTTGAGCTTCTCCAGTTACAACAATTATGTGAATGCATTTAAAGATTCAGGGTCTTCTTGAATTTAAGTACACACACTCCCAATGAGGTTCCTAGATAGATGAAAAGGATTTCAAAATTGGCTATATTTTCGTTTTAGCAAAGTTTCCTTTTTAACTGGCTTTCTACGTTGGAGAACTTTCATATTTTGGAAACAATTAACTTGTTTTAAAATAGTGTGAAAAATAATTTGTGTGATTGGTTGACTTCGATCTTCTAACAAAGACTGGAGATAGCTTTTGTCTGCAAACTAATTAAATCCTAGTCAGATCAgcatatacatataatatatcTCTATCTATGTGTATTTATATGTGGAAGAGAACAGGATAGATTTGTGGGGATACAACCTTCGGTGTTTTATGTACTTCCACCATTCGTGGAAACTTTCAGATGAAACCTCTTTTTGTGCCTAACGGATCGACCTGTTGAACAAAGATTTGTTTTTCTACTTCTATCACAtgtaaaaacgaaaaaaaaattatgtatccTGTTATTaaactcattatttattttattggctGATCTTCATGTGTGATTCAGCATACTGTTCCTATTCTTTTCTTGCCTCCAGGAGTAAAAGCTTTAAGTCTACAAGATGTACAAAACTAAAAGGGACAAGAATGATTGATGCCTTGATGATTATACTTTTTTCCTCATACTTAGAGACTTCTTTACGCCGAGTTTAAAAACTAAAAGTTGAGATTTGATTTATCTTAACTTCTGCTTTCGTATTATAGTTACACAGCCGTAAGAGTTGAAACATTGAGCTTTTTTCTGATCTTTAAAACAAGAACTCATGGCCTTACACTATTACAGAATTTCTTAGCACATTAATGATTCCGATTCTATAGCTTGGCCGAAACGCCTTGAAGAATGGAAAATTGTTAATAACTACGTAAGTTCTCTACGATAATAAACTTTTGAAGTTTATGGAAAATGTATTCATGAAAGTTATGGTCCAAGTGTCCAACATTGCTAAGTTGTGGGTTTATGTCTACAATATTAGTAGTTGGTTATAATTAGTTGTAAttggttatttgattattttgatgGTATTGTGGAATTATTTGTGATGGATTGTATTCTATTGATTGATTGTAAAATGTTGAAACAATTATGTATGTAAccgctcaaaaaaaaaaaggaatctATAACTGAATTATTCAACTATTTTGGTGGGGTTGAACCAAACTTTTCTTCACCTTTATTTTCAGTATAGGGACTTCGGTCGAATCACACAAGTTCTTCATCTTTGTCATGCCTCACCCTCTGTTCAGAATATCGTTATTATTCAAACGTTAGCACTTGTATCTCTTTTGTTTGACTACACCTCCACATCCTCTATAAGGAAGATCTTTCTGCAAGTGTGCACTTCTTGTTGTTTATCAAATGATTAATTGACTGGGTGTTAGATGGGAATGGAAATGTTGTTTTGGTCTCTGTTTCACATTTTTCGATAAATTATGGCGACTGCCTTTTTTTAGTGTGTTGCATTTATGCGTACTTCTGAAATATACTATATATCGTGAATTGATGAATCATTTTTTATGAGCCAAATAGATGAATACTTAAGCAAGCTAATATACTTTCTATAGTTTGTTGTATATTGACGCGTTAGTTGTTGTCCATTGGTATTTCTTATAAAGTTGAAAGGCAACTTCGAACTTGCTATTGTCGGATCTTCTCAAGGCTGACTTTTTTAAATTACTGTGTTGAAATTCCAACATTTTTTGAATGATTGAAGCAATGTGGAATGAGCACCAACAATATATCTGAGTACTAATGGGCTCGCCTTTTACTATAACCATTGAACTAGGATTCAGGACAATTATTAGAATGACGAGTTGACTCGTGTTCCAACATCTACACAGTTTTGAGCGAATTGAATGGTACTTTGCTGATAACCAATACAATGTGAAAATAGCCATTCTTTGATCTCCATTATGTGACCCCTCCGAGTTCATTCCACCATCTGATACGTTGTTCTTTTGTTTTAACAGAGGCGGTAGAAACCTGGCGCaaagaaaaaatgaaagaagCTAAGTTACTTGCTCTTGGGCAAACCATAAATTCAACAATTTTACCCGAGGAAGCAGGTACGATGTCTTCAAAAGAAGATGTTCAGATGTTATGTCGACACTGGATATGGATTTCCAAGTGTTGAAAGAATTTGGACTTGATTTTAATCTGTTTGCAGgtgaaattgaaaaatatttaagttcTGATTGGTCAGAATTGTCAGAGGACATTGGTCTCTGGATACCAGCTGTAGTTGTCAACAAGGAACATGATGACAAACCTGAGGACGAAGAAGAGTTCGGTAATTACTTGGAATACTTTCTTAGAATTGTTAATGATAGCCTAGGTCTAATTAACACAGTTCCCTACCAAGTTTATAATCATATCCACCACTCCTTGGTTCACTAACTTTTACATTGAAATTCGTCTTTTAACCTTACACTGCTACTTGCATTTCATTGGCTAAAACCTCAGGTGCTAGGAGCCAGAGGGTGTGATGGTGGTATTATTTACTATAGGTTATCACAAATACAAGTTTTGGTCATATAATATGACGCCTAATTTTTACTTCagtaaacaaaaaaaacaaaaaaaaatactaacatCCTTGATCATTCACATTGTTATTATCATCCTAGCTTATTTCCAAACTATTTGGGGTTGGCACTCGCTAGTTGCTATGTGGATGAGTGGATACATCTTCCTTATGCTGTCTGTGGTTACATATTTGTTTATTCATATACCACCGAGTTGGTGTCTGATAATTTGTGCCGAAATTACCATGGACTTGTTATTTCTTTGAGTATACTATATATTTCTTTAACATTCCTCACCGTGTCTACAACTTTTACTTTAAAATGTTGAACTTGGTTGAACTAAGTTTAAACTAAGTCTACATCTTTATTTAGCATAGCTGTGCATGTTTTGCATGGACTTTGAATTGTATTTCTTCTTTCATTGAGACATGTTTCCTTTTTCCAGACAGTCGAATCTTGCCTGGTAGACAGCTACCTCCCATATGTCACGCCGAGCTTCATACCGACTATGATGGTCTTGCTGTGAGATGGGGTCTGACCCACCATAAAGAGTCTGCATACGAGTGTTGTATGGCATGTCTGGAACAAGCGAAACATGCCAAACCAGGCGAAAACAAATGTAATGTATGGGTTTATTGCCCATCTGAGACTGGGTGTTATTCTCCAGATATTTATGAACACAAAAATCAAGAATGCTGGCTGaaatatgtgagtttttatTACATTCCCAGTTTCATGAATTCTGCATCTTTAGTTATATGTCAAGGAATTATCTTTTAGTCCACTGCTAGACTAAGAGCTTGTTCATTTTTCATCTGCAGTCGGAGGAACCCAAATTGAATTTCAAGGACAGGTACTCAGACTCATATCGAGAAACACACCCGAATGCACCATTAGTCGTTCCATGGGTATCTGGTGTTGTTGGGGAATGAATCATTCACTAAAACCGAATTATTCCAAGAGAATTGTCGAAATTTCTAGCATCCTGAGATTCTTATTCATTGATAGAACGACCAGAACACGTTTTTGTACCTGCAGCAACTGCAGTTGTCATGATCTCAGAGTTGATAGAATTTATACACGAATGTCGGCGGCCTCGATCCTGCATTCTGTTTATGTACACCACGGTAGTTAAATTTGGTGGCCATTGGTTTCAAGATCGAGTGTGTCTGCCTGTCGGGTGCCATGGATGATTGTTGAGACTTCACAGAAATATGAAGACATGTATAAATATTCAACTCATGTAATTTGAGAAATTTCTTTCATTACCATTGATACATGAAGTATACTCCCTCCCTTCCATATATTTAAGCATATTCACATAGATCAAGAAAGTTATTGGAAAAGTAAATTTTGCaaataaatttcatttatctttatttaattaatgttttaatagaataaaaaaatagttgGGAGTTATTTATTGATAGGGGTagattgataaaataatagaaaaaaataatattatatctgGAAATTAGACTATATCTtcatgataaataaaaaaatgtatttatatttatatttataaaattagagtgatattttaatatttttgaaaaatgagatgtataattttaaacaatttatcaataaatttgaaattcaaataatgtaaaGTACTTACTCGATAGTGGGTATTTACATATTTCGACGAATGCAATATATTTTTAGGGAAATTGTTCAATTACAATGCGAAATTTTCAGCTAGGAAAGCAAAagaactgattttttttatttttattattatcaaaaCTGGAAAAAATCGAACTGAATTAAAAATCGGCTGTTTCAATCCATAACTGACTTTACtggatttcaaaaaaaaaaaaaaagaaattatgtAAAGCTCTTGCACATATGTGTTTTGTtctctatttaaaaaaaataataattgtaacCTAATTTCGCAAGTCCCCTCTACACGTAATCGTAAGCTCAAAATCTACTATAGGTTTTAtctctactaattttttttaagtttaaaatgttcTATAATGGGATACGATGAACTATTCCAGCAACTTGTGTTATCTGTTTTCATAAATATGAGAAGAATACGATATAATTGTTATAAGGGCTCACTATGTAACAACATTTGTGCAGACATGAGTCGCGGCGTTACTTGACAGTAACCAGATGGAACACAAAGAAATAAGTGCTACATATATTATAGTTACCTCTTGAACTTGCAGGAATCATCTCTAGATTCTCAGTGCAAGTAATGAATCATCACTAGATTCTCTAGTTTTTAGTTTTATTTCGTTGGAGCGACATGAGACTAGAAATATCAAACACCTGGCTAGCCCACTAGGAAATGGGGCGGGGCGGCCTGTCAACTTGGCTGGTTGGGAATATCGTATCATTTCTCGTGCCCAAGAtgcaacaaaaattttaaaattttattttcgttATACAAAAATAGcttggacactcgtatgattttaatgaaaGAATAAGacgtttataaatttttaactcCAAACAAAAAACGATTGGATTGACTCCAACTATTCAAAGATTAGCGAAGATAACTCTTCTTGTAATTTCCTAATTATCAACTTGAATACATCTTTCTTCAATTTCCCAAGTGCACGATTGATTTCATAATTCCTCGTCAAGTTTGCactaaaaaattagaaaagatTTTGCGTTGCGAAATGAAAGGACAACAATGTCGGCACCGATAGTCTCACGGTGGTGCAGTGCTGGTACGGTGGCATCACAACGGAGACGTGATTGTGTCTTTGTGTTCCGCCGAATGCACCTCCAAGAGAAATGGGATTGGCCGAAATTTAAAAGAGATGAGAGATTTTGTGTCAATCTTGATTTGTTATCCCCGATTCAAAACTCTAGACTCAATTATTTAAAGTTATATGGATCTTTTGTATCCGATTTTTATTAGGTAATTTGACCAACCAGAATACTTACTAGTTAGAGTTTGATTAAGATACTCCAAATCAATCAACCAAAACTCCGATTATGTAGTGTTTGATTAGGCTGCTCCAATCCAATGAGCCAAAACTTCTACGAGTGTTTTTGTTTAACTAGGACTCCTATTAGTTAGTGGTTCGATATAATACTCCAAGCACATTAATCAAACAATCCATGATCGTGGTTTCATCACAATCGGATCGATAATCAAATATCATTAATGCGATGAGTGTAAATAGCTCATGTTCTTGATGCAAAGtccaattttttgaaaatactaAGTCAAAAATCAACACGGTCAAAGTCAAATGGTCACATGTCACTATATCAAATTCAAGTAGTCAACGTCAACTTAGTCATAATCAACTAATCAAAATCAACTACCAACTGACTCAAATTTTGACAGCTGCAAATTTTGGAATACATTCACAAAATTCAAGCAGTTGCACTCTTCtcaatatttttatcagtcattctaattatcaaaattttcgaattcgGAATCCGtttataaactcttttacaAGCCAAATAtttgatcttcatcaaacttcAATCACCAAATTAACCTAATTGAATTTGACTATTTCAACGGGAAaataaaacttaatatttttatgatccTCAATAGTTaaaggatacagctagccgtaaATTCACAACTCATATAATTCTAGACAACATGtgtcttttattcgggcttatccTAATTAGCTACATTCTATGCATCAACTCATTGATAATAAgaatatcataaatcatttttgaTTGCACCCATCAAATCATGGTAAAAGCGCTTAGTAGCATCGCCCCGTAATTCTTTATGTATCACTGacagtgtctgcaagaaccagtaaattatggttagcgtacagtacgatctcttcatctcatatatacCCGTTAAATATGCAACCATTGATATATAGAGGGTTGCATATGAACTCTTTAAAATCAAATAGGATATCCACATTTGTAGGTCAACgatgaatctccgactacaatgcaatGACTCCTACGTATGTAAACACTTCACACAATCTCGCCAGATGACGACCCTCGTGGAGtcagtaaacaagtcaaagtgcaaaaATAGTATGTAGACCCTCAGAATTGCCCCGGATCGTGAGGACTAATGGTATCCAAACATAATCGCAAAATTATTCACttgataaatgataaccacttggaaagtttgaTGGATAGTTGTTCAGTGACCCATCATATGAATACTCATCTTGTATGATCGAATATCTTTATGTTCCTACAAATGAAACGTGGTACACAACAttacatatgctagtctcgagcttgcacgatctttatctttattttaggtGACTTAATTGAATAGgaacaaatttagaatatacagtaacTTTTAAATGTGTTTCATGATCGCCGTAATATGTACTACTTCATTGTACCATAGTATATTCAAGGTATTTCTATGCACCTTGTATGTATATATGGAGAAATTAAAtgtcaaaattaataaaatgtaaaatatgattaaaataaagatatttaGTTAcataatagtaaaaaaaattggtcTACAATTGGCCAGTTGACTTATTGGTCACATACTCTAACAGAAAAACTTCAACACTGACTGGGTCGTGGGTTAGGTCGTACAACTcgcaaaatattaaaaaaatttatcatttttttccgGAAAAAATCACATAACAATTATCCTAAATAATATAAATGTATCGAAATTCATCAACATACAACTATACATAAAATGttgtaaaaaatataaatattttaaaaatcatgaatcatacATAAAACCTTATAAGTAATATAAAACATTTACatttatcaaatttaataaaccgttataatttctataaataattcaaaaatcatcaaccatatataaattattgaacttataatataacaaaaaatgtaaaaaaaaaactggtGGGCCGGCTCTCCTCGACCGGCAACACAAACGGACTGGCTCATCCAAGCCCGCCTTCAAACTGGCCATTAAAATAGTAACCCAACCCACCTATTTTTATGACGAGATGAGTTGTTTTGATGAATCCGACCCATTTTGACGACTCTACGTGGCACCAAAAAATATCGACGTGACACAAAAAATGCTGACGTGTAACCAAAACATTGATAATATGTCTGATGTCATATCAACACTATAGTGAAATATGATTTAGAATCAACATAGAGAAAAGTTAAATGAATGATTAAAACTCAACTTTGACAAGTTAGCTAGATAACGAAAACATAAAACATGACAACTTCGATGATTAGTCCAACAACTTTTCCAAATGCGGAAAGAACGGTCGCTGACAGCAAAAAAGTAACTGTGCCTGAGTTATATCTTTATATGAAAACATTTTGTTATTCTGATGTCTTATTTGTAGTACATGATTAGTCCAACAACTTTTCTGATAAAGCAAATAGGATTCTTGTAAGAGGTGTGGATTTAATTTGAAGATTTTTTACTCAATCGTTTTCAAATATGTTTCGATAGAGTGAACGGTTGAGTGGTCTTATGCCACATACTTGTAAGCTCGAGGTTGAGTAGATCAAATATGCCACTAAGGCTTAAACCGGTTGGATAACTTTGCATTTTGATACCGGTTGAACTACTTCTTCTGAATATTCATTAGAATGATTGAGTACTTGTAATACTTGAAAATTCAGCTTGGTCTAGCATAATTAGTCATTGTTTATTATTTATAGATCTAACAGTATTATAACTATTAAATTATGagtaaacatatatatatatttatactttTTTGATGATtaattatgttaaaaaatttaattgccACCCCTCACTGTTCCTTTACACATTTGGCAAGGCAAAATCAACATCATTTAGATTTTgggatttaatattttatgggtttaaattttctatattatttattacttaaaaatagaatagatggctgaaatattatatttatagagTTTGGCACATGCATAAAACTAAATATAAAAGacaagtttatttaattttggtgTGGTGTAATAATCAAACCTAAACCAAATTTCTCAGACAAATCTAAATTAAAATGGTATAAAATTATGTGTTGGTGCACCCTCACGATTCCTAATGTCTCATAGATTTGACATTGAACCTAACTAGTGGTTAGCAAACAAAGGTGAATGGCCAATTCCTCCTTCCAatcatttcctatcttttgTCCCCACCACAatattaaagtaattaaattttaatcttaaaaaaaaacacacacatatatattgtaCAATGTAAGACAAAATATAATTATCTCAAAATGAGTGTTCGAATTGCCTAAGTAAGTGAACACTTGATCAATGATCATGTATTCGATGATCCTTACCAATATCTTCTCAAACAACCTGCCGCACATAGCTTCCCATGTTTCTAATAAGTTCTTAAAGACCTTCGGTAATAGAAAAGATAgttgaaaatcatattttatcaccAAGTCGACAAATCGGTGAAAAATgattgaaattgaaaaaaatgtgTAAATTGGTGCACTGAGACCATAAATTGATCTACAACaagaatataaataaaaaaacatgcaagtttgaggataaaaaatataatttttctctCATACGTGGATATATTGTGTcttgtaatatatttttataatcaaaTAAGATTTAAcctcttattttttatttgattaaaaaatgtataaaaaaatagtaggtgtcttgtgagacggtctcacgaatctttatctgtgagacgggtcaatcctaccgatattcacaataaaaaaataatactcttagcataaaaagtaataatttttcgtggatgatctaaataagagatctgtctcacaaaatacgacccttgagacagtctcacataagtttttgccataataaaaaaaacctagtgaatcttgccacatgatatatataaacGTGTAAATGATCTCATTGTGATTTTTTGTTTCAAAGTTTATGTTTGAGCTAGTTTATATTAATTTGTTACATTCAGATTTtccaaattataaaattatgggaattaaggagtatttttgaaagaaaattgaattatataatttttttaaagttcaaaatctaaattataataattaatataaggtttCATATTTAACAATATTAGATTCTCGAAATGCATTTTTTCCCAGAAGCGTTTACCCATAACATCCAGACCAGCAAGAAAAGCCACAACAAAGAAATCTTAATGACTCATTTTCTTGCAAAGATGAATTTGTGGGAAGCATATATTATCTATTCACACAAATCACAATTAATCTTGAAAATAAGATAATTATTTAGacataaatttgaattttatttttaattctattaaaatttcaagtttCACTTCAAAAGGGTATATTCATCAGAACGATGAacgttaattaattataatagtctattattataatatttttaaacagtCGTATCGATTTTATTACCGGGGGAGACggtaaaaaaatttagataattTTTAATCAGTACTTTTAATTTGACTGTTTACTTAAAATGAccatgtattttattttgatattttgtatttgttctttatgattttgattttctatATTATCTAATTTCAGTATTAGTATGTTATTTttgaggttttttttttctaaagtCCTTTTTTTACGACGTGAAGCTGCTTCATAATTTTGATACtttatatttgttgttttgtgATTTGGTTATCTATGATGTCAAATTTTATTGGAAAACTTGCAATTCCAGTCCTGTAACTTGGTCTATATTGAGTTTTAATCTCGTAACTTGTTAATGTTTGTTTTTTATCCACTAACTTGGATTTTGTTTTGTGTTGGTCTTTTTTGGCCAAAACC includes these proteins:
- the LOC140975247 gene encoding uncharacterized protein; this translates as MARGEWGHNNGRGRWWSYRKTTLIVCSVNIVVALYVLHSLYNTLYMYPISDSQTTFRYSEDQIRKMEESNQMRKASEPTELINLVTQLKTIFLKEESVVKLPQHLRRKFVDEILHRLRSLDATANATEQREAVETWRKEKMKEAKLLALGQTINSTILPEEAGEIEKYLSSDWSELSEDIGLWIPAVVVNKEHDDKPEDEEEFDSRILPGRQLPPICHAELHTDYDGLAVRWGLTHHKESAYECCMACLEQAKHAKPGENKCNVWVYCPSETGCYSPDIYEHKNQECWLKYSEEPKLNFKDRYSDSYRETHPNAPLVVPWVSGVVGE